The Candidozyma auris chromosome 1, complete sequence genome includes a region encoding these proteins:
- a CDS encoding translocon subunit SSS1: protein MAEGIEKLAEVPVEFFKDGSAFVRKCQKPTQKEYLKIVRAVGVGFVMMGVVGYAVKLLHIPIRYLIV from the exons ATGGCTGAGGGTATCGAAAAGCTTGCCGAAGTTCCGGTTGAGTTCTTTAAAGACGGTTCTGCATTTGTCAGAAAGTGTCAGAAGCCAACTCAAAAGG AGTACCTCAAGATCGTTAGAGCTGTTGGCGTTGGTTTTGTGATGATGGGCGTCGTCGGGTACGCTGTCAAGTTGTTGCACATTCCTATCAGATATTTGATCGTCTAA
- the PRP5 gene encoding DEAD-box RNA helicase produces the protein MSQTLSKEERLKLRQEQLAKWKQRKSQSPVLDPERSTDEEDRPNASLPNPEEQRRIERLKKLEEWRKKKLSSQESKPTGAQNRQKKLEEWKRKRENDNPNDSSKVTVSTPLKPISTLTRKPVLLKRQRLFEDDEDENGGLRFKLRRSAPQSMQNAMENTLDGKDALDLFLEELKDDYVDPNQEFKQVSEESSDDEDEGEDKLLSLQLKTMRKGKELAAVDHKSIAYLPFKKNFYVESREVTDLSQKEVHDLRTTLGGIKVSGTNCPRPIWKWEQLGMSSVVTSVIEDKLQFKKLTSVQSQALPVILSGRDMLAIAKTGSGKTLAFVLPLLRHVQDQPPLKEGDGPIALLMAPTRELALQIFKQLTIFTKKLGLSACCCYGGSSIEPQIAELRRGAQIVVCTPGRLIDLLSTNNGKVCNLRRVTYVVLDEADRMFDFGFEPQIKKIFSQVRPDKQCVLFSATFARKMEGLAKDTLQDPVEVVVGGISIVAPEIRQHVELFEIDHTASATELYDQKFSRLQELLEQFSGVKKLVFVEKQDSADDLHVKLLSQGLQSVTIHGGKDQIDRKYAIKEFSEKNSGVDTLIATSVAARGLDVKGLDLVINFDPPNHMEDYVHRVGRTGRAGQEGDAYTFVASSQERPVTDLVKSLRLSKYPEDKIDSRLIKISEEFLSKVKDGKERFNFGFGGKGLSKLDEMRDTQKKMERSMYAADTPEQEKPAKAHSPATSNPVPENAKTVNGVELPDFNVIEGKAAESTGPDKCKFHSRITVNDLPQQARWAVVSGDSLAEITEATSTSITSKGQFYPSGSKIPTIIKQGKKEVPAPPKLYLLVEGLTESGVRDANKRIRQKIIEGMEISAKDDGVAPTGRYVV, from the coding sequence ATGTCGCAAACActttccaaagaggaaaggCTAAAACTTCGCCAGGAACAATTGGCAAAATggaaacaaagaaaatccCAATCGCCCGTGCTAGATCCCGAGAGAAGTacagatgaagaagaccgACCGAATGCATCACTTCCAAATCCAGAGGAACAGCGACGAATTGAACGtctcaaaaagctcgaggagtggagaaagaagaagcttctgaGTCAAGAGTCCAAGCCGACGGGAGCTCAAAATCGCCAgaagaaacttgaagagtGGAAGCGAAAGCGTGAAAACGACAATCCGAATGACTCATCAAAAGTCACTGTAAGTACACCTCTTAAGCCTATTTCTACACTAACTCGAAAACCCGTCCTTTTGAAAAGACAGAGGCtttttgaggatgatgaggacGAGAACGGTGGTCTTCGATTCAAATTGAGGAGATCAGCGCCCCAAAGCATGCAAAATGCGATGGAAAATACTCTTGATGGGAAAGACGCGCTTGATCTATTCCtcgaagagctcaaggatGACTACGTAGATCCTAATCAGGAGTTTAAACAGGTTCTGGAAGAAAGTCTggatgacgaagatgaaggcGAAGATAAGTTACTATCTTTACAGTTGAAAACAATGCGAAAGGGCAAGGAATTGGCTGCCGTTGACCACAAAAGTATAGCGTACTTGccattcaagaagaacttttACGTTGAAAGTCGAGAGGTAACAGatctttctcaaaaagaggtACACGATCTTAGGACAACATTGGGAGGCATCAAAGTCTCCGGGACAAACTGTCCCCGTCCAATTTGGAAATGGGAACAGCTAGGCATGTCCTCGGTTGTCACATCCGTTATTGAGGACAAGTTGCAATTCAAGAAACTAACAAGTGTTCAAAGTCAAGCGTTACCCGTAATTCTTTCTGGACGCGATATGCTTGCTATTGCCAAGACTGGTTCGGGCAAAACCCTCGCATTTGTTTTGCCTTTACTCAGACATGTTCAAGATCAACCTCCTTTGAAAGAGGGCGATGGTCCAATAGCACTTCTCATGGCGCCCACAAGGGAACTTGCCTTGCAAATATTTAAACAGCTCACTATATTTACAAAAAAGCTTGGTTTGTCGGCATGTTGTTGCTATGGAGGCTCCTCTATTGAACCGCAAATCGCAGAGTTGAGAAGAGGAGCTCAAATTGTCGTCTGTACGCCTGGTCGCCTTATTGACTTGCTTTCTACGAACAATGGTAAAGTTTGCAATCTTCGAAGAGTTACTTatgttgttcttgatgaagctgACAGAATGTTTGACTTTGGGTTTGAGCCACAAATAAAGAAGATATTCTCTCAGGTTCGACCAGATAAACAATGCGTTTTATTTTCGGCAACTTTTGCAAGAAAGATGGAAGGTTTGGCAAAGGATACGCTTCAGGACCCTGTTGAAGTAGTCGTTGGCGGTATTAGTATTGTTGCTCCTGAGATTAGACAACATGTTGAGTTGTTTGAGATTGACCACACTGCTTCAGCGACCGAACTTTACGACCAAAAGTTCTCtagacttcaagaacttcttgagcagTTCTCTGGTGTGAAGAAGCTAGTTTTTGTCGAAAAGCAAGATTCAGCAGATGATTTGCACGTTAAGCTTTTGAGTCAAGGATTACAAAGCGTCACGATTCACGGTGGTAAGGATCAGATCGACAGAAAATACGCGATAAAGGAGTTTTCAGAAAAGAATAGCGGAGTCGATACTTTGATTGCAACTTCCGTCGCCGCAAGAGGCTTGGATGTGAAAGGTCTCGATCTAGTAATCAACTTTGACCCTCCAAACCACATGGAAGATTACGTTCATCGGGTCGGTAGAACAGGAAGAGCCGGACAGGAAGGTGATGCCTATACCTTCGTGGCCTCATCGCAGGAGAGACCTGTGACTGATTTGGTGAAATCGTTGAGGTTGAGCAAGTATCCTGAGGACAAAATTGATTCCAGACTAATCAAGATATCTGAAGAATTCCTCCTGAAGGTGAAGGATGGTAAAGAGCGGTTCAATTTTGGTTTCGGCGGTAAGGGACTCAGCaagcttgatgagatgagAGATacccagaagaagatggaaaGGAGTATGTATGCTGCTGATACTCCTGAACAAGAGAAGCCCGCCAAAGCACATAGTCCTGCTACGAGCAATCCGGTGCCAGAAAATGCGAAGACTGTTAATGGCGTCGAATTGCCAGACTTCAACGttattgaaggaaaagcTGCAGAGTCTACGGGACCAGATAAGTGTAAATTTCACTCTAGAATCACAGTTAATGatcttcctcaacaagCCCGTTGGGCCGTTGTTAGTGGCGATAGTCTTGCTGAAATAACTGAAGCTACTTCGACATCGATCACTAGCAAGGGCCAATTCTACCCTTCAGGGAGCAAAATACCTACAATTATCAAGCagggcaaaaaagaagtgccagcaccaccaaagtTATACTTGCTTGTTGAGGGCTTAACGGAATCAGGAGTAAGAGATGCGAACAAGCGCATCCGTCAAAAAATCATAGAAGGCATGGAAATCTCTGCAAAGGACGACGGTGTTGCTCCAACGGGCCGATATGTGGTTTAG